Below is a genomic region from Rosa chinensis cultivar Old Blush chromosome 5, RchiOBHm-V2, whole genome shotgun sequence.
cttcCTTATATTCAAGGGTTGTATTTCAGTCAGAACAAGCTTGAAGGTCCACTTCCATCCATATTTTGGCAATACAAACAACTTGTTGATTTAGCATTGTGGCGTAACAACTTCAGTGGAAGCATACCCAAAAATATTGGGAATGCAACCCAGTTAATGCAGCTTGATCTTAGCGAAAATAATTTAACAGGTACATGCATGTACCCTTCATCACGATTTATTTCTTATAGAGTAATTGAGAAATATATCATTATACATTCCTATATGATGTTAGTTGTATGTCTAAATAAATTGAATAATAAAGGGtcatattttttaaaaaaactgactctatatattattggggcagGTACTGTACCATATGAGATTGGTCATCTTTCAAATTTAGTGACATTGAAGCTCACTGCTAATAATCTGAATGGCCTCCTCCCAACCACAATCCTCAATAATTCCACAATAGTGGGTATAGATCTAGGTGAGAATCAGCTCTTAGGGAGCCTCCCAACAAACATAGGTCGCGGGCTTCCAAATCTACAATATCTCTTCCTACCAGCAAATAAACTGAGTGGAGTAATCCCCAAATCCATCTCCAATGCTTCTCAACTCGCAATCCTAGACATGGGATATAACTTATTCTATGGTTTTATTCCCAGCACGCTATGTGCCTTAACAAACCTTCAGATTCTTTCTTTATCAGAGAATAATTTAACTCTTGAAACTACTACTCCGGAACAAAATGTTCTCTCTTGCTTGAAAAATCTTAAAAATTTGTGGCAGTTAGTCTTCTCAAGCAATCCATTAAATATCAACCTCCCTATTTCCTGCTGGAATCTCTCTACATCACTTCAGGAGGTTTATATGTCCAACTGCAACATGAGAGGTAACATTCCCAATGATATAGGCAACTTGAGCAGCTTGACCATCTTAGCCCTACATGACAATAAATTAAGTGGATCAATCCCAACCTCAATTGGAAGACTACAAAATCTCCAAGGTTTGGAATTGGGAGATAACAAATTGCAAGGACACATTCCGGTTGAAGTTTGTCGACTACAAAACCTAGCAATCTTAGAGTTGGGTGGTAACCAACTATCTGGCTCTATACCTTCTTGCTTGGGTCATCTAGTCAACCCACTAAGAATTCTATCATTAGGGTCCAATTTGTTGAATTCCACAATACCATCTATCCTGTGGGAACTTACAGATATCTTGCATGTAAACTTGTCATCCAATAATCTAAGTGGATCTGTCTCGGAAGATGTTGGTAATCTGAAAGTTGtcataaatatagatttatcaAACAACCACTTATCCGGTAGTATACCAAGCAGCATTGGAAATTTACAAAGCTTGGTCAATCTCTCCTTGGCGAATAATAAGTTCGGAGGCCTTATTCCTAGTTCACTTGGCAAGTCCCTCAGCTTGGAACTTTTAGATTTATCCAAAAATAATCTGTCTGGAATAATTCCAAAGTCACTCGAATCTCTAAAATATCTCAAAATTTTGAATTTGTCTTTCAACAAACTCCAAGGAGAAATCCCAATAGGTGGGCCTTTCCGAAACTTATCTGCTCAATCATTTGTATCGAGTGGGAGACTTTGTGGTGCACCTCGATTTCATGTCCCATCATGCAATAATAGTACATTTGAGGCACATTCAACTAAAGCAAGCATATCCAACTTGAAGTACATTATACCAGTGATCTTGTCAGCAATGTTCATGGTTACCTCCATTTGGATAGTGAAACTACGTAGAAGAAAGAATGTGGAAGCTGCAAAAGAGACAGCATTGTTACCTCAACCTCTATGGAGAAGAGTTTCACACCAGGAACTTGTTAAAGCAACAAATGCATTTGATGAAATCAACTTACTTGGCAGTGGTGGTTTTGGCTCAGTATATAAAGGAACATTTTCTGATGGGATAAATGTGGCCATAAAGGTTTTCAATTTACAGCTAGAAGGGGCATTCAAGAGTTTCGAAATTGAGTGTGAAATGCTAGGCAACATTCGTCATCGAAATCTTATCAAAATCATCAGTTGCTGCAATCAAATTAATTTCAAAGCCGTGGTACTGAACTACATGCCTAATGGGAGCCTTGAGAAGTGGTTGTATTCTCAAAACTTTTGTTTGGATATCCTACAGAGATTGAGTATTATGATTGATGTTGCATCAGCATTAGAATACCTTCATCATGGTTATGAAATACCAATCGTCCACTGTGATTTGAAGCCCAGCAATATCCTACTGGATGCGGATATGAGTGCACATATTGCTGACTTTGGCATTGCAAAGCTCTTGTATGGAAGAGATTCGATGACCCAAACCATCACTCAAGCCACAATTGGATATATGGCCCCAGGTAAAGAAGTGATGCTAGTTTATCTTCAATTTTACATTTATCGTCCCTAGTTATGAGAtgattaaagttttattttgattatatttaaaataaaattaaaaaaccatTTGTATGTCACAGAGTATGGAATGGAAGGAATAGTTACTAGAAGAGGGGATGTGTACAGTTTTGGCATCGTATTAATGGAAACATTCACAGGAACGAAGCCAACAGATGAGATTTTTGATGGGGAAATGAGTTTGAAGCAATGGATTGCAAATTCACCGTTAATTGATGTTGTGGATGCCAACTTACTCGGGACAAAAGCAGAGGATCGTGATTTTGTGAAGAATAGCGAGTGTTTGTCATCCATAATGAGATTAGGTCTAGCTTGTTCCGCAGAATCACCGGAAGTGAGGATGAATATGCAAGAGGCTCTAGCCACGCTGAACAAGATCAAGATCAAGTTTTTGAAGGACGCTGCCGGAGGTGTGGTGTTGAACCGTTCTCTTGTTTAACGTCCCTTTTTTTTATGGATAAGCATATAGTCTTGGTCTTTGATTCAGTCCTTAAATGATGCTACTGTATGATTAGTGACCTGAGTAAATGATGCCCCTCCAACTTTCTTTCTGGTCAAATTATCAATTTGTCATAACATGGGTAAAAGCTTGACAAGCAAAATTAAGAGAGGAAGAGCAAGTAGCAACTATTGGTTCACATTGCTTTCTCTTAAGTTCAAATAGAGCTGTACCACCAACTTCAGCCATAGgcattaaaatttaaaatgagCCTCAGGCCAAGAATAACATGGCTTTTCTGACTTTGCTATGAGcttgaagaagagaagagaaagagcCCATAATTTGTCCTTAAATGATTTTTATTCAAAGTTATAATCTGATGTAGATATATTCCATGCCATTACATAGTTGAAGCTACACATGTGCCTAACTTCGTTTTAGTGCAAACCAGTCCAAAAGAAGAAATGTGatactttccaatttcaaagtCTACTATAAATATAATCCACAAATAACTTTCAATTGAAGCTCATTCACTCATCAGTTATGTATTCACCTCTATGTATCTTATTGTGTTAGTCAAAGCCTTTGGACCACTTCTGAGGTCTAATACGCTCGTCAGTTAGCAAATGTGGGAATTTGAAGCTCATTCACTCATCAGTTCTTGGATTGCGTATAATGAGGTATTGGAAAGGGTAATGAAAGTGGTGGTGATGAAGGCTGATTTATGTGTGGTGGAATGCTGTGCATGGTAACATAATATGGACCTGTGTAAGTCATTACAAAGGGGCACTCATGATCCATCGTCAATTGGTTAGAAATTTGTAACTGAGGTGGCTGTCATGGGAATTGCTTGAACCACTGTAAAATGGTCTCGTGTTTGCACTAAAAGGTTGTGACCCAAAGTTAGAGTATTGAAAATACTAAGGCTGTGCTCCATTCATCCCATTTGAGCCATCGATCCACTACTAGTAACTGTTTTAGACTTCAAATTATCCATCACCCCTTTATCTTTGTTGACAGTACTAGTACTAGTGATATATATTCAATTCAGTCATAGCATCCATATAGTACTTGTAACAACAGTGCTAGTAAAGCCCAATAACACATCATCATTTGTAAGATTTAGAGCAGTAGTAGCTGGGACTAGATTTGTGTTACCCTCAGATCTGGCTATAGTGGAAGACTATGAGTCTGATGTAGGGACCCCTTTTTGCTGAATGACCGGAGAAGGTAGGGAACCGAATCTCACAGATCCATCAGGTTGAGGAACAGTCGAACAGATGTGCCTCCAATAAGTGGTGCGGATGCGTTTTGCCTGAGCTTTGTGAGTTGCCTGATCTCATCCATCCTCAACACCGATTTGAAACCGGCCGGCTAAAGAATTTTCCAGTGAATCGTGTAAGATAGCCTGCATCTCATGATTTTCATCCAAACGAGCGTTGGTTTCGTCTCTGTATCTAAAGCTCAAACTCTAAGTGAGAGACCTCACCGGAAACGTGAGGAGGCGGTGGTGACGAAGGCTTCCCCGCCCCCTTCAGTTTCACCATCCCCGGCTCTTGATACCAAGTTGTCAGGGTGAAAGCCCTAACTTAGTGAAATtgcagaaaaacaaagaaattgtAGATATATTAATTGATCGATGATTGCAATGGGTTCCAATTTCCAAACTGCTAAAGGAGAAGGACACGTGTCCAACATGTGGACGTCCCATTAGATGAATCCTAGTGACCTGATTAATTAAAGACCAAAGTCAACATCCTTTTCCTAACATAAACAGGAATTCTAAAATTGGCTTTCAGTCTGATCGAGGCGTTTGAGGAGAATTGTAGCAATTCAATAAGTTAGTCAGTCGACAATTTTATGATGAAAGGCGGGCCACGTAGAAATGATCAAAATCGAGGAAGTTCTTACACTTCCCTAATTTTGTGGTCTCTGAATCTTCCTCATTCTTTTAAGTAAAGCAACCTAATAGCCTAACTTCTTGTAGGAATCAACCATCCCGAATCGTAACCAATTAGTCTGTATATAAGGAGAGCCTGCCCAGCACCTCAACTCTCAACTTCTCAGAGTGATCGAAACTTTTCAATCTTATAATAAACTCGATCACGAGGTTCAACATACAATGGCTTTTTGCCAACCAAGCTTGACAGTACCAGAAAGAGAAGAGGTCCTCCCATTAATTAACATGGACATGTCGGTGAGTCGTAGCCTGTTGGTTAATTAACTAGCCCAACTAACACCGTTGAGGTCATGGGTTtaaatctcactgacatcaaGGGTGGAGCGAAGAGTTACACTGTCCTCGTCCagaattaaggaaaaaaacaaaaacatgcaCAATGCATTATACACTAGACTGATGAATTATGAGAATGCTCCTGTTAAATAACGACAAGCGTGGTTCATAGTTTACCACTGTACCGATATTAtgccaacttaaccacctgataggtgttgggttttaacaTAAAAAGGCCTCGGTATAATTGGGtgtgatccacccacttataagttgtatttttatttatcacttttctAATGTAAGATCTTTCCTCTTCAACAGCTCCAATAAAATATCGCAATCATCACGAGGTCGAAGACCTCTCTGTCAAGGAGAAAACTTGAAACTCTAAAGAAAACATTAGATGATGGGAGCTTTAGTTTGATTTCACGAGACAAGTCCAACGTGACCTATCGTGAGTGTAGCGATGACGTCAAAAGTCTTATAGTGAAGGATATAAATAAACGCTCTAAAccaagagttaaaaaaaaaattataaaaaaaaaaaaaaaaaaagccatccGTTTTATGGTTGATCTTATTCTCGAGTCCTTCAAAGCAGACAAGCGAGAAACACTTCGACGAGGGCCGTTTTACATGGGCAATAATACCAATAATTTATTGTTCAAACTGTTGGTATACACATACCTCCTAGGCACAAGTATCAGAAGCGCAAGACTCGTATCACCAATATACCAGCGAGATAAGCTCCCAGCCGAGGGTTCTGATACCCCTTGGGCGATATCGGGATCTCGAGCATCCCACACCAAAAGAAACggaaccaagctcccacaaacctcctacattaaggtcatctccaacaacctaaagaggtaactgtttactaccgctttccattatcattatcttatccgatactaacttaggcatcagaacGTTGAGGGCTGGCACAcctggtcttccctctgacctttgtcTGTTTTGTAGATAAGTGAGACCGATAGCGATAGTAACAGACCGATACAACCCATGTTTAGCTGGGTCAGACTCCTCTCGAGACAACTGAAacatttggcgctagaaggactcCCCTCGCTCCTTACTGACAGGACAACACATTGATGGCTACCAGTAATCCCGATACCAGCAACGACGATCCACCTCGCGAGGCAGCGACCCGCGAGGTTCAACGCACTCTTGAGTTTCAGAGCCCAAACACCGAGACTCGATCAGTCATCACCACCGATCCAACCACAACGCTACAGATAGCGATGCAAGACCTCATGGAGAGGCGCGCACAAGTCGAGGCCGAGAGCGCCACTACCATGGCGGCCCATCGGGAGATCGAAAATATGACCAACCAGAACCACACCCTACGAGAAGCACTCCAGTGGAGAGTCGCGTGAGACGACGCCTCAGAAAGGGCCCGCCAGCAGGAAACCCCGATACCGACCATCAGGGGTGTCCCCACACCAGGACCAATCCTCAATGCGAACCCCGCCACCGGCCTCGACGGCACCTTCATGCCCACCAACCCCACTTCGGGAAGCCCCGCTGGCTCCTCGCATGACAACACCAGCACAGACCCTCTGGTGGTCTACCTGAACTCCCCCCTCTTTCCAGGCCAACTTGGCGCCTCACTGCCTCCCCAATCGACTGCCAGCACGGCTGGAATCTCGGGTGCAAACACTGCTACGACTGCCAATGTACACCCACCCGACCCCAATACTCGGCTCTCGCTCCAAATGAGCGAGGCCATCGCCTCCTTACAGGCACGAGTGGAAAGCGCCGAAAGCAGAGCTAGCTTGCAGCCAATTACGGCTGGTTTCCAAGGAAAGAAGAGACCATTCACCTCCCGCATACAGGCCGAGAAGCACCCACAGGAGGCCAAGCCCCTCAAGATCGGAAAGTTTAATGGGACCTGAGACCTATACCACCATCTAGAAGTCTTTCAATCCATACTCCACGGAACCCGATACACAGACGTCATGGCCTGCCACGCGTTCGAGGAGACTTTAACCGACGAGGCCCTACGCTGGTTCCTTAACCTACCTACCAACTCCATTGATAGTTTCCAAGAACTCGGGGATAAGTTCCTGCGACGATTCATCCTGTGCGGCAGCAGGTATCACACAACACCTAACCTATTTCGGCTCAAGCAACGGCTAAACGAGTGATTGCGAGACTTTGTTCGCCGCTGGCAGAAGCAAGCCACTCAGTGCCGCTCCCTCAACTCGGTCCTAGCAGCATCGGCATTCAAGCAAGCACTCCATCCTGGATACTTCTTGTTGCAGATCAATACCAATCCCCCTGCAACATATGATGACCTCCTCGATGCCGCTACCGCCTTCGCTCAGACCGAGTAAGATACCTTTGGCCGCGATACCAACGCCAATGCGCACCCGGTCACCGTACCTCAAGTAAACAACTCCGATACCAGGAACAAAGACACCAACCGAGACAAACCTGCCCAGCCGAATGACAGAGCCCCACGAGAGCAACAAGGCTATAGTGATGGGAGGGACAAGCAATACAACAAGAGCCCCAAGAAGCCAAAATACAACTCCTCAAGTATTTAACATCGTGATGCACCATACAGCGGCACCCGGCACAAGGATGACCAGCGTTTCGCGGCACCCAGATACGAGATTTACACCACCCTCACTGCCTCTTATGAGGATATCTGGAATAACCACAAGGACATCATCCCACGCCCACCAAGGCGCAAACATGGCCAGGCAAAACTGCGAGATAACGGTAAATACTGCACATATCATGAGGagtccggccaccccaccaaTATCTGCTGGGCATTGAAAAATGTCATAGAGCACCTCATTCTGAGCGGCCAGCTTTCGCAATATCGCACTCCCGCCACTGGCGCTAATGCCATTGAAGTCTACGGCCAGATCCTAACGATACACGGCGGCGCCCCACGGACACCCGAGACCCACCATGCACAGAAGCGCCAATGCCCTCGGGGCCAGGAGATATTGGGACTCAGCCATGGCTATTACACCCCCCAGGTTGAATGGAATTCGATAGCCTTTAAACGCAGCGAGGACACCATCCAGAAGCACCACAACGACCCACTCCTAATCACCATGGTCATCAACGACTATTGATGCCACAGGGTCTTGGTCGATAGTGGCGCAGCGGTCAGCGTCATGTTCGGCAACTGCTAGGAAGGCCTCAACCGAGATAGGAAGAAACTCACCCCAGACCACGAACCCCTAATCAGCTTCGCAGGAGAAATTACATACCCCTTGGGATTCGATAATTTGCGGATCACACTGGGTGGTGACAGCACTATCGCCACCATGACAACACACTTCATCATCGTTGACTGCCCCTCCTCCTACAACGTCATCCTAGGAAGCGATGCCATATGGGGGCTCCAATACTTTGTGGTAGGGCACATGCTAATGATGAAGATACCTACCCCAGGCGGTATCCTCACagtcaaggttctaaaaaactcTAGGCGCTAATCGGGCAGAAGgccagggactagcgcctaggggcttAGTCGGGGACTAggtggttttttttatttttttttttataacatataattatataaataaaaatataaaatgtattataatgtttgaaaatagtaaaaatactCAAAATATAGATAAAATATTCAACAACAATGAGATAATGAGTtcttagaaataaaaaaaattgcaaatttgatTCTTCCAAGCctaatcctcaaattcttcttctccatatccCTCTAGTACTCCCTCCTCATCGGACTCAAACTCAAAAttcttctcatcttcttcctcttcatccgaTACAAAatcctcctcatgaagttctctAATTTCTTGAATTCTACAACTTCTCCTAGGCTCTAAGCTACTATCCACTCCCACTCCCAATCTCGATCCCTCTCCAACTACTTCACTAGTAAGATCGGAATCTACATCTTCATCACCACCATCCACAATCCATCCTTGGGCCATAGTAGCTTCACTTGCTAGTAATACATCCACATTCTTCTCTTTCATTCTTCTCTTCTTGTTGATGATCTTGGCATTGAATTGGACATAGACTAAATTGTTTAACCTCGTTGTGTCTAGTCTATTCCTTTTCTTTGTATGGATCtacataaattgaaaaaaaagttAGTATATTATGAGT
It encodes:
- the LOC112203034 gene encoding putative receptor-like protein kinase At3g47110, producing MESTWFFLVYACCMAASCLTTAAQTNISTDQSALLALKAHITSDPHNLIFTNWSTNTPVCNWVGVTCGARHLRATALNLSYFGLQGSIPPQLGNLSFLVDIDLRNNSFQGPLPPELARLRRLKFISFGFNKFMGIIPTWFGSLSKLQTLSLYGNKFSGSLPKAIFNLSALEVISLSYNQLSGSIPRDIGNLTTLKKIYLDDNNFMEIPNEISALTQLEKLAVEENALEGNVPMVVFNMSSLIILTLHGNNLKGRLPDNMCQNLPYIQGLYFSQNKLEGPLPSIFWQYKQLVDLALWRNNFSGSIPKNIGNATQLMQLDLSENNLTGTVPYEIGHLSNLVTLKLTANNLNGLLPTTILNNSTIVGIDLGENQLLGSLPTNIGRGLPNLQYLFLPANKLSGVIPKSISNASQLAILDMGYNLFYGFIPSTLCALTNLQILSLSENNLTLETTTPEQNVLSCLKNLKNLWQLVFSSNPLNINLPISCWNLSTSLQEVYMSNCNMRGNIPNDIGNLSSLTILALHDNKLSGSIPTSIGRLQNLQGLELGDNKLQGHIPVEVCRLQNLAILELGGNQLSGSIPSCLGHLVNPLRILSLGSNLLNSTIPSILWELTDILHVNLSSNNLSGSVSEDVGNLKVVINIDLSNNHLSGSIPSSIGNLQSLVNLSLANNKFGGLIPSSLGKSLSLELLDLSKNNLSGIIPKSLESLKYLKILNLSFNKLQGEIPIGGPFRNLSAQSFVSSGRLCGAPRFHVPSCNNSTFEAHSTKASISNLKYIIPVILSAMFMVTSIWIVKLRRRKNVEAAKETALLPQPLWRRVSHQELVKATNAFDEINLLGSGGFGSVYKGTFSDGINVAIKVFNLQLEGAFKSFEIECEMLGNIRHRNLIKIISCCNQINFKAVVLNYMPNGSLEKWLYSQNFCLDILQRLSIMIDVASALEYLHHGYEIPIVHCDLKPSNILLDADMSAHIADFGIAKLLYGRDSMTQTITQATIGYMAPEYGMEGIVTRRGDVYSFGIVLMETFTGTKPTDEIFDGEMSLKQWIANSPLIDVVDANLLGTKAEDRDFVKNSECLSSIMRLGLACSAESPEVRMNMQEALATLNKIKIKFLKDAAGGVVLNRSLV